TTATCAAACATCGGCGGTTCAGCGGCCCTAGCTGTTTCCGGCCCGGTTGCCCCGCTTATTGACGCCACTACCAAGGCTTCAATCCAAAAGCCAATTAATTACGATGTCGAAACCCGCGGTTTTTCCTGGTTTCACACCGGCGCCGATCTGGCCGCTCCTACCGGAACCCAGGTGCGGGCCATTATGACGGGAACGGTAGTCGCCGTTAACCATGAACTGTTTGGTTATGGAAACCACATTATTATTGACCACGCGGAGGGCCTGGAATCCCTTTATGGTCATCTGTCCAGGACCGAAGTCGAACCGGGTCAGAAAGTTAATGCCGGAGAGGAAATTGGCCTGTCCGGTTCCACCGGTTTTTCCACCGGTCCGCATCTGCATCTGGAAATCCACCAGAACGGACAGCTCATTAATCCCGCCGACATCGTGCCGGGTGTAAACTAAGATATGACAAATAGTCCAGATGTCCTCATCAGGCATCCTCAGAAAAATACAGAAGACGAATGGTGGAGAAGATATTCTTTTCTTAAAGGACGGGAGTCGGCAGAAAGATGGATGAATGAAGAGTTTACCGAATTCCACGTCACCCCGGAAACTCACCCCAAAGTAGTCGAACTGGCCGCCGGAGACGGACCAATTGCCAAATTGTTGGTTAAGAGAGGCTGGAGGCCAGAAAATATTACCTGCGTCGATCGTGATGAAAGTCCGAATCCAATGGTCCCGGGAGTTAAATGGATGTATATAGACTTGCCGACGCTTTATGAGGAATATATACGCAAAAATCTTAACCCGGAACCGGAAATTTTAGCAATGAAAGGAGCCTTTGATCTTGTTTCATTTTGTAACACCGGCTGGGACATGCCTCACCTTGAAGAAAAACTCGCCGAATATTTCAAACGCCCCAGCGGCTACGTTTTCAGGATTTATTAATAATCCATTCCCCCACCCATGCCACCCATACCGCCGGGCACTGATGGAGTCTTTTCTTTTTCCGGAATGTCAGTTACTAAACATTCAGTAGTCAGGATCATTGTTCCCACAGAAGCAGCGTTCTGAAGAGCGCTACGAACTACTTTCACGGGATCAATAATACCTGCCTTAACCATGTTAATAGGTTCCGGGCTGTCGCTCATAATATTTATACCAACTCCATGTTCAGGAACAGCCTTTACTTTGGCTAACATTTCTCCAGCCTCAAGACCAGAATTTTTCATTATCTGTTTAAATGGTTCTTCCAAAGCATTTTTTAGAATAGTTATCCCGGTAATCTCATCATCACCGGCTTTTGCATTTTCAAGGAACTTTGAACTTAGCTCTTGAGAAATATCAAGAAGCGCTACCCCACCTCCAGGAACAATACCTTCCTCGACCGCAGCCTTCGTAGCAGCAACAGCATCAAGAACCCGCTCTTTCTTCTCTTTTAATTCCACCTCAGTCGCTGCTCCAACGTTAATGACGGCGACACCACCAATCAACTTAGCTAATCTCTCCTGGAGTTTCTCTCGGTCGTAATCCGAAGTGGTATTCTCCAGCTCCTGTCTAATTTGCTTTACTCTCGCTTCAACTGCAGCCTTTTCACCTTTCCCTCCTATGATCCGAGTTTTGTCCTTATCAGACCAAACCATATCCGCTTGACCGCAATCTTGCAAAGTAACACTATCTAATTTACGCCCCGTGTCTTCTGAAATAACTACCCCACCAGTTAACGCAGCAATATCCTGCAACATCTCCTTGCGTCGGTCACCAAAACCCGGAGCTTTTACGGCTAAGACATTAAAGACGCCCTTAAGCTTATTAACTACCAAAACTGCCAAAGCTTCGCCCTCAATCTCATCAGCAATAATAACCAGATTTTTACTGACCTTGACCAAACTTTCCAGGAACGGCAAAAGCTCCTGCAGTGAAGAGATCTTTTTATCGGTAATTAAGATGTAGGGGTTTTCTACTTCCGCTTCCATTTTCTCGGCGTTGGTGGCGAAATAGGCCGAAGCATAACCTTTATCAAACTCCATCCCTTGCTTGTATTCAAGCTCTAACTCTAGACCCTTCCCTTCTTCTACTGTCACTACGCCGTCTTTGCCGACTTTGTGAAGGGCTTCAGCTATTTTTTCCCCGATCAATGCATTTTGAGCAGAAATTATCGCTACTTGCTTGATTTCATCACCTTTTACCGGCTTAGACATTTTTTTGAGCTCGTCGACGACGACACTGACACCTTTATCTATTCCCCTCTTTACAATCATGGGGTTAGCGCCAGCAGTAATATTTTTCAGACCATCATTGACTATGGCTTGAGCCAGAACTGTGGCTGTCGTAGTCCCATCTCCCGCAACATCATTTGTTTTGTTAGCAGCTTCTTTAACCATCTGGGCCCCCATGTTTTCAAATGGATTCTCAAGTTCGATATCTTTAGCAACCGTCACCCCATCATGAATTACGCTTGGGCCACCCCACTTTTTATCCAGAGCCACATTTCTGCCTTTAGGCCCCAATGTAGTTACAACAGCCTTTGCCAACTGATCAACGCCAGAGGATAAGGCCTGCCTTGCGTCTGCTCCGAATTTAAGCTGTTTCGCCATAATTTATTTTACTATTGCTAGTATATTTTCCTGTTTCAAGAGAATCCAGTCTTCAAAACCAATTTTGATTTCGTCGCCACCCCATTTTTTATAAAGAACTGTGTCTCCGACTTTAACCTGCATAGCAACAAATTTTCCATTTTCGTCAGTGGTACCTGGCCCAACCGCAACAACTTCAGCCATCTGAGGTTTCTCTTGGGCTGTTTCTGGAAGGTAGATACCAGAAGCAGTTTTCTCTTCCGGGCGAAGAGGTTTAACTAAAACATTATCAAATAGTGGCTGGATATTTTGCTTGTTTTTGTTTGCTTTTGCCATAGAAAATTAGCAATCAAGTCTTATGAGTGCGATTGTAAAAAAGTTAATCCTCCTTGTCAAGACCTCGAAAAATATTCTAGCATGGTTAAGTGACCAAATTTGCTGCCTCACTGGCCGTTTTTCTTCTTTTGGTTCTCACCGTTAAGCTCATTCCCCTGCATTTCGGCGCGACGGCTGCTAATAATAGTATTCTCAGTCCGAAAAGCTCACAGGCTCCGACTGACGAAACGGGCAACCGGCAAATTCCAGCGGAACAAAAAATTTTAGGCGACGCCGCAAACAAAACGTGCCACGGTTTTAATGATCTGGATATTTTAGTAGATAAATTCCATGGCTTGCCGGCTGACTACGCTCCAGCAGATTTAACGGAAGTTGAAGGTTTTCCGGTCCGGGCCGAAGCAGCAACTTATTTAACTAATTTGCTTGCGGCCATGCGCCGAAGGGGACTGGATATTACCATTGACTCTACCTATCGCACCTATAGCCAGCAAAAGACCATTTATGATCAGAGGCACCG
The Patescibacteria group bacterium genome window above contains:
- a CDS encoding M23 family metallopeptidase is translated as MKIFRSLRKLFGFTRNGTSIVGKYARLVLRKRELKRPAGVGIVALTTAVILIHNLSNIGGSAALAVSGPVAPLIDATTKASIQKPINYDVETRGFSWFHTGADLAAPTGTQVRAIMTGTVVAVNHELFGYGNHIIIDHAEGLESLYGHLSRTEVEPGQKVNAGEEIGLSGSTGFSTGPHLHLEIHQNGQLINPADIVPGVN
- the groL gene encoding chaperonin GroEL (60 kDa chaperone family; promotes refolding of misfolded polypeptides especially under stressful conditions; forms two stacked rings of heptamers to form a barrel-shaped 14mer; ends can be capped by GroES; misfolded proteins enter the barrel where they are refolded when GroES binds), translated to MAKQLKFGADARQALSSGVDQLAKAVVTTLGPKGRNVALDKKWGGPSVIHDGVTVAKDIELENPFENMGAQMVKEAANKTNDVAGDGTTTATVLAQAIVNDGLKNITAGANPMIVKRGIDKGVSVVVDELKKMSKPVKGDEIKQVAIISAQNALIGEKIAEALHKVGKDGVVTVEEGKGLELELEYKQGMEFDKGYASAYFATNAEKMEAEVENPYILITDKKISSLQELLPFLESLVKVSKNLVIIADEIEGEALAVLVVNKLKGVFNVLAVKAPGFGDRRKEMLQDIAALTGGVVISEDTGRKLDSVTLQDCGQADMVWSDKDKTRIIGGKGEKAAVEARVKQIRQELENTTSDYDREKLQERLAKLIGGVAVINVGAATEVELKEKKERVLDAVAATKAAVEEGIVPGGGVALLDISQELSSKFLENAKAGDDEITGITILKNALEEPFKQIMKNSGLEAGEMLAKVKAVPEHGVGINIMSDSPEPINMVKAGIIDPVKVVRSALQNAASVGTMILTTECLVTDIPEKEKTPSVPGGMGGMGGGMDY
- a CDS encoding co-chaperone GroES → MAKANKNKQNIQPLFDNVLVKPLRPEEKTASGIYLPETAQEKPQMAEVVAVGPGTTDENGKFVAMQVKVGDTVLYKKWGGDEIKIGFEDWILLKQENILAIVK
- a CDS encoding M15 family metallopeptidase translates to MTKFAASLAVFLLLVLTVKLIPLHFGATAANNSILSPKSSQAPTDETGNRQIPAEQKILGDAANKTCHGFNDLDILVDKFHGLPADYAPADLTEVEGFPVRAEAATYLTNLLAAMRRRGLDITIDSTYRTYSQQKTIYDQRHRGNLTAAPAGYSEHQLGTAVDFNILYPSAAWTWLDQNAQKFGFVMSYRSNQITRSGYTFEPWHWRYVGVDLATKIRYSSAIPQSFYQPLGCR